One genomic region from Streptomyces sp. NBC_01304 encodes:
- a CDS encoding M4 family metallopeptidase, giving the protein MTANQTGFEPVFCTIVPPHLLDKLAQAENPAIAEPARKTLIQDASLRTDRRLTTVLGAAAVAPPKGAAAETVHRTIYDCQHKTRLPGKKVRGEGDKPGKDATVNRAYAGLGATFDLYLKAFKRNSIDGQGLPLIASVHFDENYGNAFWNGRQMVFGDGDNEIFLDFTIPVDVIGHELAHGVTQYTANFTYFGQPGALNESMSDVFGSMVKQHALGQTSEQADWLIGAGLLHENVQGVALRSMKEPGTAYDDDVLGKDPQPATMDDYVYTGRDNGGVHINSGIPNHAFFLLATHLGGSAWERAGQIWYDTLIKGDLKVDTNFETFAKATVAAAQQRYGDGEEYQGVLKAWSQVGVATS; this is encoded by the coding sequence ATGACCGCCAACCAAACAGGCTTCGAGCCTGTCTTCTGCACCATCGTGCCGCCGCACCTTCTCGACAAGCTCGCCCAGGCCGAGAACCCCGCGATCGCCGAACCGGCGCGCAAGACCCTGATCCAGGACGCGTCACTGCGTACCGACCGCCGTCTGACCACCGTGCTCGGCGCCGCCGCCGTCGCCCCGCCCAAGGGTGCCGCGGCCGAGACCGTCCACCGGACGATCTACGACTGCCAGCACAAGACGAGGCTGCCGGGAAAGAAGGTCCGCGGCGAGGGCGACAAGCCCGGTAAGGACGCGACCGTCAACCGAGCGTACGCGGGCCTCGGGGCCACCTTCGACCTGTATCTGAAGGCCTTCAAGCGGAACTCGATCGACGGTCAAGGACTGCCGCTGATCGCCAGCGTGCACTTCGACGAGAACTACGGGAACGCCTTCTGGAACGGCCGTCAGATGGTGTTCGGCGACGGTGACAACGAGATCTTCCTCGACTTCACCATCCCCGTGGACGTCATCGGCCACGAACTCGCCCACGGCGTCACGCAGTACACCGCGAACTTCACGTACTTCGGCCAGCCGGGCGCCCTGAACGAGTCGATGTCGGACGTCTTCGGCTCCATGGTCAAGCAGCACGCCCTCGGCCAGACCTCCGAGCAGGCCGACTGGCTGATCGGTGCGGGCCTGCTGCACGAGAACGTGCAGGGTGTGGCGCTGCGCTCGATGAAGGAACCCGGCACCGCGTACGACGACGACGTGCTCGGCAAGGACCCGCAGCCCGCGACGATGGACGACTACGTCTACACCGGACGGGACAACGGCGGGGTGCACATCAACTCCGGCATCCCCAACCACGCCTTCTTCCTGCTCGCCACGCACCTCGGCGGCAGCGCCTGGGAGCGGGCCGGCCAGATCTGGTACGACACCCTGATCAAGGGCGACCTGAAGGTCGACACCAACTTCGAGACCTTCGCCAAGGCCACCGTGGCCGCCGCGCAGCAGCGCTACGGCGACGGCGAGGAGTACCAGGGTGTCCTCAAGGCCTGGTCCCAGGTCGGAGTGGCCACCAGCTGA
- a CDS encoding AzlC family ABC transporter permease encodes MAAAQTLTPLRPEAAEPAAGPGVTDWRAAASAAGPVMLGYLPVSFAFGVLAPTFGLPSWAAIAMSGVVFAGSSQFAALGPLQAGASPVSIVFTTFLINLRHALYSLTMAPKTRGWETHDKLGFAWQLTDEAFAVHSTEFSKRTRGAGECRKFNFLIHFAWAGSTALGTVAAGLIPDSKALGLDFSQTAMFIALLAVLIKGSRELVIAVLAGVLAVLMTAAGLPLWAVIVPTVVAATVGLRWENKSPVGNVRTESEIAEESTS; translated from the coding sequence ATGGCTGCCGCTCAGACCCTCACGCCGCTGCGCCCCGAGGCGGCCGAGCCTGCCGCAGGCCCGGGCGTGACCGACTGGCGCGCCGCCGCCTCCGCCGCGGGCCCGGTCATGCTGGGCTATCTGCCGGTCTCCTTCGCCTTCGGCGTCCTCGCCCCGACCTTCGGCCTGCCATCCTGGGCCGCGATCGCCATGTCGGGCGTCGTGTTCGCGGGCTCCTCGCAGTTCGCGGCGCTCGGCCCGCTGCAGGCCGGGGCCTCGCCCGTCTCGATCGTCTTCACCACGTTCCTGATCAACCTCAGGCACGCCCTCTACTCGCTGACCATGGCGCCGAAGACCCGCGGCTGGGAGACCCACGACAAGCTGGGATTCGCCTGGCAGCTGACCGACGAGGCATTCGCGGTCCACTCCACCGAATTCTCCAAGCGCACCCGCGGCGCCGGCGAGTGCCGGAAATTCAATTTCCTCATCCACTTCGCCTGGGCGGGTTCCACCGCACTCGGCACGGTCGCCGCCGGCCTCATTCCGGACAGCAAGGCGCTCGGTCTCGACTTCTCGCAGACGGCGATGTTCATCGCGCTGCTCGCGGTCCTGATCAAGGGCAGCCGTGAGCTCGTCATCGCCGTCCTCGCCGGTGTCCTCGCGGTCCTGATGACGGCGGCCGGGCTGCCGCTGTGGGCGGTGATCGTGCCGACCGTGGTGGCCGCGACGGTGGGGCTGCGCTGGGAGAACAAGTCCCCCGTCGGCAACGTACGTACGGAATCCGAAATCGCTGAGGAGAGCACGTCATGA
- a CDS encoding AzlD domain-containing protein has translation MSTGTLIAVLIGMTVVTYGVRVAPLFLAGRVTIPESVLRWMNYVPPAVLATLVLPSLITPDSHTNALELGLNNPLLLAAVPTVLVAWRTKNMYATVGVGVLAVALLRWFAPFG, from the coding sequence ATGAGCACCGGCACCCTGATCGCCGTCCTGATCGGCATGACCGTCGTGACCTACGGCGTGCGCGTCGCGCCGCTCTTCCTCGCGGGCCGCGTCACCATCCCCGAGTCGGTCCTGCGCTGGATGAACTACGTGCCGCCGGCGGTGCTCGCCACCCTCGTCCTCCCTTCGCTGATCACCCCGGACTCGCACACGAACGCGCTCGAACTCGGCCTGAACAACCCGCTGTTGCTGGCCGCCGTGCCCACCGTGCTGGTCGCCTGGCGCACCAAGAACATGTACGCCACCGTCGGCGTCGGCGTCCTGGCCGTCGCGCTGCTCCGCTGGTTCGCCCCCTTCGGCTGA
- a CDS encoding protealysin inhibitor emfourin, with translation MRIQVRRTGGFAGIDRHAEVDTSGRADAQEWHALAEQAVAAGRGTPPIGVPDGFSYQITIDGRTAYCSDPRLTDEQRKLISRVLKEGA, from the coding sequence ATGCGTATTCAGGTAAGGCGCACGGGAGGCTTCGCCGGAATCGACCGCCATGCCGAGGTGGACACCTCGGGGCGGGCCGATGCACAGGAGTGGCATGCCCTGGCCGAGCAGGCAGTGGCCGCGGGCCGGGGCACGCCACCGATAGGGGTTCCGGACGGGTTCAGCTACCAGATCACCATCGACGGGCGGACGGCGTACTGCTCCGACCCGAGGCTCACGGACGAACAGCGCAAGTTGATCTCGCGGGTCCTCAAGGAAGGTGCCTAG
- a CDS encoding LysR family transcriptional regulator — protein MIEMRQLTIFRTVARTGSFSAAARQLGYTQPAISQQIKAIERALGTPLIVRSGRQMQLTEAGESLCRHAATILGAMNTAEAEIKAIAGLRAGRVRVAAFPSACSALVPKAISLARRAHPDLRVTLVEAEPPEAVGLLRGGDCEVALVFDYPAVKDAATGRSGDSKAADLAELSAHPLFTERMRVLLPPGHRLSGTARTEPLHLTELAKESWIAGCPQCRGHLVDACQEAGFHPDIDYATDDHPAVAGLVAEGLGIALVPQLALLGGLPPGVRALEVAPAQERRVLAVTLPDLDAVPAVAAMIQQFGLAVSMTELAAAQRGPLATSKNSA, from the coding sequence GTGATTGAAATGCGGCAATTGACCATCTTTAGGACGGTGGCCCGTACGGGCTCCTTCTCCGCGGCCGCCCGCCAGCTGGGCTACACCCAGCCGGCCATCAGCCAGCAGATCAAGGCCATCGAGCGGGCCCTGGGAACCCCGCTGATCGTCCGCTCGGGCCGCCAGATGCAGCTCACCGAGGCCGGCGAGTCCCTGTGCCGGCATGCCGCGACCATCCTCGGCGCCATGAACACCGCCGAGGCGGAGATCAAGGCCATCGCCGGGCTGCGGGCAGGGCGGGTGCGGGTCGCCGCGTTTCCCAGCGCCTGCTCCGCGCTGGTCCCCAAGGCCATCTCGCTGGCCCGGCGCGCCCACCCCGACCTACGGGTCACCCTCGTCGAGGCGGAGCCGCCGGAGGCCGTGGGGCTGCTGCGCGGCGGCGACTGCGAGGTGGCCCTGGTCTTCGACTATCCGGCGGTCAAGGACGCGGCCACCGGCCGCTCCGGCGACAGCAAGGCCGCCGATCTCGCCGAGCTCAGCGCCCACCCCCTGTTCACGGAGCGGATGCGGGTCCTGCTCCCGCCCGGCCACCGCCTGTCCGGCACCGCCCGCACCGAGCCGCTGCACCTGACCGAGCTGGCCAAGGAGAGCTGGATCGCGGGCTGCCCGCAGTGCCGGGGCCATCTGGTGGACGCCTGCCAGGAGGCCGGGTTCCACCCGGACATCGACTACGCCACGGACGACCACCCGGCCGTCGCGGGCCTGGTCGCCGAGGGCCTGGGCATCGCCCTGGTGCCGCAGCTCGCCCTGCTCGGCGGGCTGCCGCCCGGGGTGCGCGCCCTGGAGGTGGCACCGGCCCAGGAGCGGCGCGTGCTCGCGGTGACGCTGCCGGACCTGGACGCGGTGCCCGCGGTGGCGGCGATGATCCAGCAATTCGGGCTCGCGGTGTCGATGACGGAGCTGGCCGCGGCCCAAAGGGGCCCTTTGGCCACCTCCAAGAATTCCGCATGA
- a CDS encoding NAD-dependent epimerase/dehydratase family protein, translated as MLTLVTGATGAVGSRFVPRLLQQRAPGDEVRVLVRDEAKGEPFAALGAQVAAGDLRDAETLGKALTGVDAVVNIAASFRGVPDEEAWAVNRDAALELGRAAVASGARRFVQVSTGLVYGKGRGRMLTEDDETIPGGAMWGAYPRAKAEAERGLLALHAAEGLDVRIGRLSFVYGEGDPHLAQSLMWAGQWAAAQRLQMVHHADVSQALLRLLYAPGADGRIYNIADDAPITAVELYQLNGREIPGELYDRVDDDPWFACTSTDRIRRELGFRPVYPSVWTARDAGAL; from the coding sequence ATGCTGACTTTGGTGACAGGCGCGACCGGAGCCGTCGGAAGCCGCTTCGTGCCCAGGCTGCTGCAGCAGCGCGCACCCGGCGACGAGGTGCGGGTCCTGGTGCGCGACGAGGCCAAGGGCGAGCCGTTCGCGGCGCTCGGCGCCCAGGTGGCGGCCGGTGATCTGCGGGACGCCGAAACCCTCGGCAAGGCGCTGACCGGCGTGGACGCGGTGGTCAACATCGCGGCGTCGTTCCGCGGCGTGCCCGACGAGGAGGCCTGGGCGGTGAACCGCGACGCGGCCCTCGAACTCGGCCGGGCGGCCGTCGCCTCGGGGGCCCGCCGGTTCGTCCAGGTCAGCACGGGCCTGGTGTACGGCAAGGGCCGCGGCCGCATGCTCACGGAGGACGACGAGACGATTCCGGGCGGGGCCATGTGGGGCGCGTACCCCCGGGCGAAGGCCGAGGCGGAGCGCGGCCTGCTCGCCCTGCACGCGGCCGAGGGCCTGGACGTCCGGATCGGCCGCCTCTCCTTCGTGTACGGCGAGGGCGACCCGCACCTGGCGCAGTCCCTGATGTGGGCCGGCCAGTGGGCGGCGGCCCAGCGCCTGCAGATGGTGCACCACGCGGATGTCTCCCAGGCCCTGCTGCGCCTGCTGTACGCACCCGGCGCGGACGGCCGCATCTACAACATCGCGGACGACGCCCCGATCACCGCGGTGGAGCTGTACCAGCTCAACGGCCGTGAGATTCCAGGGGAGTTGTACGACCGGGTGGACGACGACCCCTGGTTCGCCTGCACCTCCACCGACCGCATCCGCCGCGAACTGGGCTTCCGTCCGGTGTACCCGTCGGTGTGGACGGCACGGGACGCCGGCGCGCTGTAA
- a CDS encoding GH1 family beta-glucosidase — translation MITSMAPTRAPLPRFPHDFLWGVSTSAHQIEGAAGERGPSVWDAFSAVPGQVKDGSTATVACDHFHRYREDVALLADLGVGAYRFSVSWPRVHPHGDDRVSAEGLGFYDRLVDELCAAGIRPLPTLFHWDTPLAVEERGGWLNRDTAARFAEYAAVVADRIGDRVERWITLNEPAEHTLLGYAIGEHAPGKELLFDALPVAHHQLLAHGLAVQALRAAGARSIGVANSHGPTWAASDAPEDTAAADFYDVLLNRLFSDPLLLGRYPDPIGELMPSPSLDADLKTISEPLDWYGVNYYQPTKVGAPGLEPTDFNGVTIPPQMPFAPRDIEGYPVTDFGWPVVPEALTELLLAFRDRYGDRLPPIMITENGCSYEGLDDQDRIAYLDSHLRALHRAMAAGVDVRGYFVWSLLDNFEWAEGYSQRFGLVHVDYETLERTPKASYAWLRDALRGQRG, via the coding sequence ATGATCACGAGCATGGCCCCGACCCGCGCACCCCTGCCCCGCTTCCCCCACGACTTCCTGTGGGGCGTGTCCACGTCCGCCCACCAGATCGAGGGCGCCGCGGGCGAGCGGGGTCCTTCCGTGTGGGACGCCTTCAGCGCGGTGCCGGGGCAGGTCAAGGACGGTTCGACCGCGACCGTCGCCTGCGACCACTTCCACCGCTACCGCGAGGACGTCGCGCTCCTCGCCGACCTGGGGGTGGGTGCGTACCGCTTCTCCGTCTCCTGGCCGCGGGTGCATCCGCACGGCGACGACCGGGTGAGCGCCGAGGGGCTCGGCTTCTACGACCGGCTCGTGGACGAGCTGTGCGCCGCGGGCATACGTCCCCTGCCGACGCTCTTCCACTGGGACACGCCCCTCGCGGTCGAGGAGCGCGGCGGCTGGCTGAACCGCGACACGGCCGCTCGCTTCGCCGAGTACGCGGCCGTGGTCGCGGACCGCATCGGCGACCGGGTCGAGCGGTGGATCACCCTCAACGAGCCTGCGGAACACACCCTGTTGGGGTACGCCATCGGGGAGCACGCCCCCGGCAAGGAGCTGCTCTTCGACGCGCTCCCGGTGGCCCACCACCAGCTCCTCGCGCACGGGCTCGCCGTGCAGGCCCTGCGGGCGGCGGGCGCGCGCAGCATCGGGGTGGCCAACTCGCACGGGCCGACCTGGGCCGCCTCGGACGCCCCCGAGGACACGGCCGCCGCCGACTTCTACGACGTACTCCTGAACCGGCTCTTCTCCGATCCGCTGCTCCTCGGCCGCTACCCGGACCCCATCGGTGAGCTGATGCCGTCACCGTCCCTCGACGCGGACCTGAAGACGATCTCCGAACCGCTCGACTGGTACGGCGTGAACTACTACCAGCCGACCAAGGTGGGCGCGCCCGGCCTGGAGCCCACCGACTTCAACGGGGTGACCATACCGCCCCAAATGCCCTTCGCACCAAGGGACATCGAGGGCTACCCGGTGACCGACTTCGGCTGGCCGGTGGTTCCCGAGGCCCTCACCGAACTCCTCCTCGCCTTCCGTGACCGCTACGGCGACCGGCTGCCCCCGATCATGATCACCGAGAACGGCTGCTCGTACGAGGGCCTCGACGACCAGGACCGGATCGCGTACCTCGACTCCCATCTGCGGGCGCTGCACCGGGCGATGGCGGCGGGGGTCGACGTACGCGGCTATTTCGTGTGGTCGCTGCTCGACAACTTCGAGTGGGCGGAGGGGTATTCGCAGCGGTTCGGTCTGGTGCACGTGGACTACGAGACGCTGGAGCGGACTCCGAAGGCGTCGTACGCGTGGCTGCGGGATGCCTTGCGGGGGCAGCGGGGCTGA
- a CDS encoding RidA family protein, which produces MSTPSTPSTPEQRLAEAGLSLPPTPAPVAVYVPAVRNGPYVFTSGQLPMVEGKLPLTGKVGAEVTAEQAKELAQQCALNALAAVKSVIGDLSAVKRVVKVVGFVASAPDFTAQPGVVNGASELLGTAFGDAGVHARSAVGVAVLPLDAPVEVEIQVEV; this is translated from the coding sequence ATGAGCACCCCGAGCACCCCGAGCACCCCTGAACAGCGCCTCGCCGAGGCCGGCCTGTCCCTGCCCCCGACGCCCGCGCCGGTCGCGGTCTACGTCCCCGCCGTACGCAACGGTCCGTACGTCTTCACCTCCGGCCAACTCCCCATGGTGGAGGGCAAGTTGCCGCTGACCGGCAAGGTCGGCGCCGAGGTCACGGCCGAGCAGGCCAAGGAGCTCGCCCAGCAGTGCGCGCTCAACGCCCTTGCGGCGGTCAAGTCCGTGATCGGCGACCTGTCCGCGGTCAAGCGCGTCGTCAAGGTCGTCGGCTTCGTCGCCAGCGCGCCCGACTTCACGGCTCAGCCGGGCGTGGTCAATGGCGCGAGCGAGCTGCTCGGCACGGCTTTCGGTGACGCGGGCGTGCATGCGCGCAGCGCGGTGGGCGTGGCGGTGCTGCCGCTGGACGCGCCGGTCGAGGTGGAGATCCAGGTCGAGGTCTGA
- a CDS encoding PLP-dependent cysteine synthase family protein: MTIAPQNHAALTSPAALGTGDLELDIDRYDPEYRGWLREAVRKVQADGNRSADTHLLPVPLPAEWGIDLYLKDESTHPTGSLKHRLARSLFLYALCNGWVRPGKPVIEASSGSTAVSEAYFAKLIGVPFIAVMAKTTARSKIDLIEFHGGTCHLVDNPCEVYEVSARLAAETGGHYMDQFTYAERATDWRGNSNIADSIFRQLAQEPHPEPAWIVAAAGTGGTSATLARYVHYTQRATGICVADPENSAFFEGWLHHDPAAATQVGSRIEGIGRQRVEPSFIAGAVDRMMRVPDAASIATIRVLERLLGRKCGASTGTNVWAAFKLVSEMRARGERGSVVTLLCDPGERYLDKYYSDAWLDGQGIDIAPYEERVERFLLTGELA; this comes from the coding sequence ATGACCATCGCCCCGCAGAACCACGCAGCCCTCACCAGCCCCGCCGCCCTCGGCACCGGTGACCTGGAGCTGGACATCGACCGCTACGACCCCGAGTACCGGGGCTGGCTGCGCGAGGCCGTCCGCAAGGTGCAGGCCGACGGAAACCGCAGCGCCGACACCCACCTGCTGCCGGTGCCGCTGCCCGCCGAGTGGGGCATAGACCTCTACCTGAAGGACGAGTCGACACACCCGACGGGCAGCCTCAAGCACCGCCTCGCCCGCTCGCTCTTCCTCTACGCGCTGTGTAACGGCTGGGTCCGCCCCGGAAAGCCGGTCATCGAGGCGTCGTCCGGTTCCACGGCGGTCTCGGAGGCGTACTTCGCGAAGCTCATCGGGGTGCCGTTCATCGCGGTGATGGCGAAGACGACGGCCCGGTCGAAGATCGACCTGATCGAGTTCCACGGCGGCACCTGCCACCTGGTGGACAACCCGTGCGAGGTGTACGAGGTCTCCGCGCGCCTCGCGGCCGAGACCGGCGGCCACTACATGGACCAGTTCACCTACGCCGAGCGGGCCACCGACTGGCGCGGCAACAGCAACATCGCCGACTCGATCTTCCGCCAGCTCGCCCAGGAGCCGCACCCCGAGCCGGCCTGGATCGTCGCGGCCGCGGGCACCGGCGGCACCTCGGCCACGCTGGCCCGCTACGTCCACTACACCCAGCGCGCGACCGGCATCTGCGTCGCCGACCCGGAGAACTCGGCGTTCTTCGAGGGCTGGCTGCACCACGACCCGGCCGCCGCCACCCAGGTCGGCTCGCGGATCGAGGGCATCGGCCGGCAGCGCGTCGAGCCCAGCTTCATCGCGGGCGCGGTCGACCGCATGATGCGGGTGCCGGACGCCGCGTCCATCGCCACCATCCGGGTCCTGGAGCGGCTGCTCGGCCGCAAGTGCGGCGCCTCCACCGGCACCAACGTCTGGGCCGCCTTCAAGCTCGTCTCCGAGATGCGGGCGCGCGGCGAGCGGGGCAGCGTGGTGACGCTGCTGTGCGACCCGGGCGAGCGCTACCTCGACAAGTACTACTCCGACGCCTGGCTCGACGGGCAGGGCATCGACATCGCGCCGTACGAGGAGCGCGTCGAGCGCTTCCTCCTCACCGGCGAACTGGCCTGA
- the era gene encoding GTPase Era: MGAMSAPSPTQPTHRAGFACFVGRPNAGKSTLTNALVGTKVAITSNRPQTTRHTVRGIVHRPDAQLILVDTPGLHKPRTLLGQRLNDVVRTTWAEVDVIGFCVPANEKLGPGDKFIAKELAGIKKTPKIALVTKTDLVDSKTLAEQLIALDQLATELGFEWAEIIPVSAVGNTQVDLVADLIVPLLPESPPLYPEGDLTDEPEQVMVAELIREAALEGVRDELPHSIAVVVEEMIPREDRPADKPLLDIHAFVYIERSSQKGIIIGPKGKRLKDVGTKSRKQIEALLGTPVFLDLHVKVAKDWQRDPKQLRKLGF, translated from the coding sequence ATGGGCGCCATGAGCGCTCCTTCCCCGACCCAACCGACTCACCGCGCGGGCTTCGCCTGCTTCGTCGGCCGACCCAACGCCGGCAAGTCGACCCTCACCAACGCCCTCGTCGGGACGAAGGTCGCCATCACCTCGAACCGCCCGCAGACCACCCGGCACACGGTGCGCGGCATCGTGCACCGCCCGGACGCGCAGCTGATCCTGGTGGACACCCCCGGCCTGCACAAGCCGCGCACGCTGCTCGGCCAGCGCCTGAACGACGTCGTGCGCACGACGTGGGCCGAGGTCGACGTGATCGGGTTCTGTGTGCCCGCGAACGAGAAGCTGGGCCCCGGTGACAAGTTCATCGCCAAGGAGCTCGCGGGGATCAAGAAGACCCCCAAGATCGCTCTCGTCACCAAGACGGACCTGGTCGACTCGAAGACCCTCGCCGAGCAGCTCATCGCCCTCGACCAGCTCGCCACGGAGCTCGGCTTCGAGTGGGCGGAGATCATCCCGGTCTCGGCGGTCGGCAACACCCAGGTCGACCTGGTCGCCGACCTGATCGTCCCGCTCCTGCCGGAGAGCCCGCCGCTCTACCCGGAGGGCGACCTCACCGACGAGCCCGAGCAGGTCATGGTCGCCGAGCTGATCCGCGAGGCCGCGCTCGAGGGCGTACGGGACGAGCTGCCGCACTCCATCGCGGTCGTCGTCGAGGAGATGATCCCGCGCGAGGACCGCCCGGCGGACAAGCCGCTGCTCGACATCCACGCCTTCGTCTACATCGAGCGCTCCAGCCAGAAGGGCATCATCATCGGCCCGAAGGGCAAGCGCCTGAAGGACGTCGGCACCAAGTCCCGCAAGCAGATCGAGGCACTGCTGGGTACGCCGGTCTTCCTCGACCTGCACGTCAAGGTCGCCAAGGACTGGCAGCGCGACCCGAAGCAGCTGCGGAAGCTGGGGTTCTGA
- a CDS encoding helix-turn-helix transcriptional regulator: protein MNRTELADFLRRSRGRLDPADVGLPPGARRRTPGLRREEVAQLAGMSVDYYARLEQRRGPRPSRQMLTALARALRLTDDESAHLFHLAGEEPPRGGASSPHVRPGLLLILDRLHDSPAQVVSDVGEVLAQNRMAVALAGDTMSRPPAERNLMRRYFTEPDCRALFPPEDHADHARSHVANLRAVTAARPDDPVPAALVAELRATSAEFRELWEAHEVALRRSCTKRFVHPLVGLLELDCEVLLSAGHDQMLIVYTARPGSEAYERLELLRVVGLQDLTPTP, encoded by the coding sequence GTGAACCGAACCGAACTCGCCGACTTCCTGCGCCGCAGCCGGGGCCGCCTCGACCCTGCCGATGTCGGGCTGCCGCCCGGGGCGCGGCGCCGCACGCCCGGGCTGCGGCGCGAGGAGGTGGCGCAGCTGGCCGGGATGTCCGTGGACTACTACGCCCGCCTGGAGCAGCGGCGCGGGCCGCGCCCGTCCCGGCAGATGCTGACGGCGCTGGCCCGCGCGCTGCGCCTGACCGACGACGAGAGCGCCCATCTCTTCCATCTGGCGGGCGAGGAACCACCTCGCGGCGGGGCCTCATCTCCCCACGTGCGCCCGGGACTTCTGCTGATCCTGGACCGGCTGCACGACTCGCCCGCGCAGGTCGTCAGCGATGTCGGCGAGGTGCTTGCCCAGAACCGGATGGCGGTGGCGCTGGCCGGCGACACCATGTCCCGGCCGCCGGCCGAACGCAACCTGATGCGGCGCTACTTCACCGAACCGGACTGCCGCGCCCTGTTCCCGCCCGAGGACCACGCCGACCACGCCCGCTCCCACGTGGCCAACCTCCGCGCGGTCACCGCGGCCCGGCCCGACGATCCGGTACCGGCCGCCCTGGTGGCCGAACTGCGCGCCACGAGCGCCGAGTTCAGGGAACTCTGGGAGGCCCACGAGGTCGCCCTGCGCCGCTCCTGTACCAAGCGCTTCGTGCATCCGCTGGTGGGACTGCTCGAGCTGGACTGCGAGGTATTGCTCAGCGCGGGCCACGACCAGATGCTGATCGTGTACACGGCGCGGCCGGGTTCGGAGGCGTACGAGCGACTGGAGCTGCTGCGGGTGGTGGGCCTGCAGGACCTGACGCCGACCCCGTAG